A region of Thermus caldifontis DNA encodes the following proteins:
- a CDS encoding M16 family metallopeptidase, which yields MFREAELNNGLRVIAEVLPEARSVALGYFVRTGARDEAPEESGVSHFLEHMVFKGPEGMSAWEVNLAFDRLGAQYNAFTSEEATVYYGAVLPEFALPLLGLFSRLMRPALRQEDFDTEKKVILEEIARYQDRPGFMAYDWARARFFQGHPLGNSVLGTVESITALTREAMAAYHRRRYLPGNMVLAATGKVDFEALVAEAERLTADWPLGEAGRTYPPLSPAHGVEEHPYEKARALYLVGLFPGVGYQEEERFAAQVLAHLLGEEGSGRLHFALVDTGLAEAASFGHEEADRAGFFHAYVQADPGNKEAVLAVLKEELDRIALEGVGEEEVEKAKTPLATGLVFAGETPMGRLFHLGMEYLYTGRYLSLAQVKERVLQVGAREVNALLERGLLQRGLYYLVLPHGA from the coding sequence ATGTTTCGTGAGGCTGAACTGAACAATGGCCTGAGGGTTATCGCTGAGGTGCTTCCGGAGGCGCGGAGCGTGGCCTTGGGCTACTTCGTGCGGACGGGGGCTCGGGACGAGGCCCCCGAGGAGAGCGGGGTGAGCCATTTCCTGGAGCACATGGTCTTCAAGGGCCCGGAAGGGATGAGCGCCTGGGAGGTGAACCTGGCCTTTGACCGCCTGGGTGCCCAGTACAACGCCTTCACCTCCGAGGAGGCCACGGTCTACTACGGAGCGGTTTTGCCCGAGTTCGCCTTGCCCCTGCTGGGGCTTTTCTCCCGGCTCATGCGCCCTGCCTTGCGCCAGGAGGACTTTGACACCGAGAAGAAGGTGATCCTGGAGGAGATCGCCCGCTACCAGGACCGCCCGGGCTTCATGGCCTACGACTGGGCCCGGGCCCGCTTCTTCCAGGGACACCCTCTGGGGAATAGCGTCCTGGGCACGGTGGAGAGCATCACCGCCCTCACGCGGGAGGCCATGGCCGCCTACCACAGGAGGCGTTACCTGCCGGGGAACATGGTTTTGGCTGCCACGGGAAAGGTGGACTTTGAGGCCCTGGTGGCCGAGGCGGAACGGCTTACGGCGGATTGGCCTTTAGGGGAGGCGGGAAGAACCTACCCACCCCTAAGCCCCGCCCATGGGGTAGAGGAGCACCCCTACGAGAAGGCCCGGGCCCTCTATCTGGTGGGCCTTTTCCCCGGGGTTGGCTACCAGGAGGAGGAGCGTTTTGCCGCCCAGGTGCTGGCCCACCTCCTGGGTGAGGAGGGCTCGGGGCGGCTCCACTTCGCCCTGGTGGATACGGGCCTCGCCGAGGCGGCGTCCTTTGGTCACGAGGAGGCGGATAGGGCCGGCTTCTTCCACGCCTACGTCCAGGCGGACCCGGGAAACAAGGAAGCGGTGTTGGCCGTCCTTAAGGAGGAGCTTGACCGGATCGCCCTCGAGGGCGTGGGGGAGGAGGAGGTGGAAAAGGCCAAAACCCCCTTGGCCACAGGCCTGGTCTTCGCCGGGGAAACCCCCATGGGGAGGCTTTTCCACCTGGGGATGGAGTACCTGTACACGGGCCGGTACCTTTCCCTGGCCCAGGTGAAGGAAAGGGTGCTCCAGGTGGGGGCCAGGGAGGTAAACGCCCTTCTGGAAAGGGGCCTTTTGCAAAGGGGCCTCTACTACCTGGTGCTACCCCATGGAGCCTAA
- a CDS encoding M16 family metallopeptidase yields the protein MSRVERLPNGLLLALEERDYPGVAFGLLVPAGAVNEPEGLLGASTLLEGWLWKGAGELDAWGLAQALDALGVRRQSGAGLEYTLFSAAFLPEALEEVFRLYALLLLRPRLPEEGFEAVRSVALQALLSQEDQPARKLFSELRKRVFLSPHGRDPLGEEESLKRATPKAVREDFAMRYTPKGAILAVAGGVSWERLLGALEPLMAWEGEEAFYPEPRLSQPQRFVHKRPTAQVQIGLAYPDVGPEDPQFYAARLALEVLSGGMSSRLFTEVREKRGLVYAVSAFPAGVKGQGLLMAYGGTTKERAQETLRVMLAEMERLAEGVTEEELSRAKVGLKTALVMADESIRSRAASMVRDLFMLGRVRPLSEIEEAIERTGLPAVNAFLREHPYRNPWVGLLGEVDDVS from the coding sequence GTGAGCCGCGTGGAGCGACTGCCGAATGGGCTTCTTTTGGCCCTCGAGGAGCGGGACTACCCCGGGGTGGCCTTCGGGCTTCTGGTGCCCGCCGGGGCGGTGAACGAGCCCGAGGGGCTTCTGGGTGCCAGCACCCTGCTGGAGGGGTGGCTTTGGAAGGGGGCTGGGGAACTGGACGCTTGGGGGCTGGCCCAGGCCCTGGATGCCCTGGGCGTGAGGCGGCAAAGCGGGGCAGGGCTGGAGTACACCCTCTTCTCCGCCGCCTTCTTGCCGGAGGCGTTGGAGGAGGTCTTCCGGCTCTATGCCCTCCTCCTCCTTAGGCCCAGGCTTCCCGAGGAGGGCTTTGAGGCGGTGAGAAGCGTGGCCTTGCAGGCCCTTCTTTCCCAGGAGGACCAGCCTGCCCGGAAGCTCTTCTCCGAGCTCCGAAAAAGGGTCTTCCTCTCCCCCCATGGAAGGGACCCTTTGGGGGAGGAGGAGAGCCTGAAGAGGGCCACACCCAAGGCGGTGCGGGAGGATTTTGCCATGCGCTACACCCCGAAAGGGGCCATCTTGGCGGTGGCGGGAGGGGTTTCCTGGGAAAGGCTTCTGGGGGCCCTGGAGCCCCTTATGGCCTGGGAGGGGGAGGAGGCTTTTTACCCCGAGCCCAGGCTTTCCCAGCCCCAGCGCTTTGTCCATAAGCGCCCCACCGCCCAGGTGCAGATCGGCCTGGCCTACCCCGACGTGGGCCCGGAAGATCCCCAGTTTTATGCGGCCCGGCTGGCTTTGGAGGTGCTCTCGGGGGGCATGAGCAGCCGCCTCTTCACCGAGGTGCGGGAGAAAAGGGGCTTGGTCTATGCGGTGAGCGCCTTCCCTGCCGGGGTCAAGGGCCAGGGCCTCCTCATGGCCTATGGGGGCACCACCAAGGAAAGGGCCCAGGAGACCCTAAGGGTCATGCTGGCGGAGATGGAGCGCCTGGCGGAAGGGGTCACGGAGGAGGAGCTTTCCCGGGCCAAGGTGGGGCTTAAGACCGCCTTGGTGATGGCGGATGAGTCCATCCGAAGCCGGGCCGCCTCCATGGTGCGGGACCTCTTCATGCTGGGGCGGGTCCGGCCCCTTTCCGAGATCGAGGAGGCCATAGAACGCACGGGCCTTCCGGCGGTGAACGCCTTCTTGCGGGAGCACCCCTACCGCAACCCCTGGGTGGGGCTTCTGGGTGAGGTGGACGATGTTTCGTGA
- the recG gene encoding ATP-dependent DNA helicase RecG, with product MEGVREGELRQRLLRPLLRELKDGARDQVVVGGLETLIQNLAKPFPHLQRLFLGYGAKTPEERKAVLEEAIRFLENGQESLAASRGETPARPQPPRLTPQDPAHLLVPPQSRKRLAELSLHTVRDILHYYPRRYEDRRTLPGVRFLEDGQKATLAVRVLAKELVKTPKKGMQLVQVRAQDAWGFRLTLVWFNQTWVLSQIQEGETLIVTGRVQQRNGVQLYVEHFENEGTESLSTGRIVPIYPAKEGIGQAFLRRTVHRALEMALPLPDPLEAYREEHRLLPYAEALRQIHFPEDEEALKKALLRLKFDEYLLLELKALLDAGGLVLGRSFRVEEAWTETFKGALPFPLTRAQERVMGEIARDMQSPRQMARLLQGDVGSGKTVVAAYALFLAAMNGAQGALMAPTEILAKQHYGNLTQYLFPLGVRVELLLGSMTPKEKEGAIQRLLSGEAQMAVGTHALIQEGVGFKDLGLAVVDEEHRFGVLQRRALLKMAQVPPDVLVMSATPIPRSLALTLYGDLEVSLLDEMPPGRKPVKTKVLPHRLRLQAYAFAREEVRKGHQVFVVAPAIEESEELDLKAATALYEELKGLLPGVRMALLHGKMPAREKDSVMEAFRQGAFDLLVSTTVVEVGVDIPRASLIIVENAERFGLAQLHQLRGRVGRGGLEGYAILIAGEASQKTLRRLKVLEESNDGFYIAEMDLKLRGPGELRGTRQSGYPELKLGDLAEDTEVIEKARALAKRILEMDPDLSLPQHQTLKEELRAQAERIGFREVI from the coding sequence ATGGAGGGCGTGAGGGAAGGGGAACTTCGCCAAAGGCTCCTCAGGCCCCTCCTAAGGGAGCTCAAGGACGGGGCCCGGGACCAGGTGGTGGTGGGGGGCCTGGAAACCCTCATCCAGAACCTGGCCAAGCCCTTTCCCCACCTGCAGAGGCTTTTCCTGGGGTACGGTGCCAAAACCCCGGAGGAGCGCAAGGCGGTCCTGGAGGAGGCCATCCGCTTCCTGGAGAACGGCCAAGAATCGCTGGCCGCAAGCAGGGGGGAAACCCCCGCCCGGCCCCAGCCCCCCCGCCTCACCCCCCAGGACCCCGCCCACCTCCTGGTCCCACCCCAAAGCCGCAAGAGGCTGGCCGAGCTCTCCTTGCACACGGTGCGGGATATCCTCCACTACTACCCCCGCCGCTACGAGGACCGCAGGACCCTTCCCGGGGTGCGCTTCCTGGAGGACGGCCAGAAGGCTACCCTCGCCGTGAGGGTCCTGGCCAAGGAGCTGGTGAAAACCCCCAAGAAGGGGATGCAGCTGGTGCAGGTGCGGGCCCAGGATGCCTGGGGCTTCCGCCTCACCCTGGTCTGGTTCAACCAAACCTGGGTTCTCTCCCAGATCCAGGAGGGGGAAACCCTGATCGTCACGGGCCGGGTGCAGCAGCGCAACGGGGTACAGCTTTACGTGGAGCACTTTGAGAACGAGGGCACCGAGTCCCTCTCCACGGGGAGGATCGTGCCCATCTACCCCGCCAAGGAGGGGATCGGGCAGGCTTTCCTGCGCCGCACCGTCCACCGGGCCCTGGAGATGGCCCTACCCCTCCCCGACCCCCTGGAAGCCTACCGGGAGGAGCACCGTCTTCTTCCCTACGCTGAGGCCCTTCGCCAGATCCACTTCCCCGAGGATGAGGAGGCCTTGAAAAAGGCTCTCCTTCGCCTCAAGTTTGACGAGTACCTCCTCTTGGAGCTTAAGGCCCTTCTGGACGCCGGGGGGCTGGTCCTAGGCCGGAGCTTCCGGGTGGAGGAGGCCTGGACGGAAACCTTCAAAGGGGCCCTGCCCTTTCCCCTCACCCGGGCCCAGGAACGGGTTATGGGGGAGATCGCCCGGGACATGCAAAGCCCCCGGCAGATGGCCCGCCTCCTTCAGGGGGATGTGGGCTCGGGTAAGACGGTGGTGGCCGCCTATGCCCTCTTTCTGGCGGCCATGAACGGGGCCCAGGGGGCCCTCATGGCCCCCACGGAGATCCTGGCCAAGCAGCACTACGGGAACCTGACCCAGTACCTTTTCCCCCTGGGGGTGCGGGTGGAGCTCCTTTTGGGGTCCATGACCCCCAAGGAGAAGGAAGGGGCCATCCAGAGGCTTCTTTCCGGGGAAGCCCAGATGGCGGTGGGCACCCACGCCCTCATCCAGGAGGGGGTGGGGTTTAAGGACCTGGGGCTTGCGGTGGTGGACGAGGAGCACCGCTTTGGCGTCTTGCAGCGGCGGGCCCTCCTCAAGATGGCCCAGGTTCCTCCCGATGTCCTGGTGATGTCCGCCACCCCCATCCCCCGTTCCCTGGCCCTAACCCTCTATGGGGACCTCGAGGTCAGCCTCCTGGACGAGATGCCCCCCGGGCGTAAGCCGGTGAAGACCAAGGTCCTCCCCCACCGGCTTCGCCTGCAGGCCTACGCCTTCGCCCGGGAGGAGGTGCGAAAGGGGCACCAGGTCTTCGTGGTGGCCCCGGCCATTGAGGAGTCGGAAGAGCTGGACCTGAAGGCGGCCACCGCTCTCTACGAGGAGCTGAAAGGCCTTCTCCCCGGGGTGCGCATGGCCCTCCTTCACGGAAAGATGCCCGCCCGGGAAAAGGATAGCGTCATGGAGGCCTTCCGCCAGGGGGCCTTTGACCTCCTGGTATCCACCACCGTGGTGGAGGTGGGGGTGGACATCCCCAGGGCCAGCCTCATCATCGTGGAAAACGCCGAGCGCTTCGGCCTGGCCCAGCTCCACCAGCTGAGGGGCCGGGTGGGGCGGGGGGGGCTGGAGGGCTACGCCATCCTGATCGCAGGGGAGGCCAGCCAGAAAACCCTCAGGCGCCTAAAGGTCCTCGAGGAGTCCAATGACGGCTTCTACATTGCGGAGATGGACCTGAAGCTAAGGGGACCAGGGGAGCTCAGGGGCACCCGGCAGTCGGGGTACCCGGAGCTGAAGCTGGGGGACCTGGCCGAGGACACGGAGGTTATCGAAAAGGCCCGGGCCCTGGCTAAGCGCATCCTGGAAATGGACCCCGACCTCTCCTTGCCCCAGCACCAGACCCTTAAGGAGGAGCTCCGGGCCCAAGCGGAGCGCATTGGCTTCCGGGAGGTCATCTAG
- a CDS encoding pectin acetylesterase-family hydrolase, producing MRRLLAVLLLLGLALAQGLEALWKAVEVPGGVCSDGSPYRFYVSPGDPKKVVIDFQGGGACWDAATCGPQSQTYRKRVDIQELLLAQGIYNRISVANPFYGWTHVFVPYCTGDLHVGRATVDYGGFKVHHQGARNALAALEYVFRNHTDPERVFVTGCSAGAYGAVFWADKVLSTYKDAQVAVCGDAGVGVRTPGFPGFTIWNPRLPDLPGLSQNPEVAEIYLALAKAFPKARIAQYTTLLDGTQIFFYGLMKGERSPSEATAREWAEGAMRAILAPAQAENYTFFLAPGGQHCILPRPELYTLKVGEVSFLDWLRALAEGKGAPRVRP from the coding sequence ATGCGGCGTTTGCTAGCCGTGCTTTTGCTGTTGGGTTTGGCCTTGGCCCAGGGCCTCGAGGCCCTCTGGAAGGCGGTGGAGGTGCCGGGAGGGGTCTGCTCCGATGGTTCCCCCTATCGGTTTTACGTGAGCCCGGGGGACCCCAAAAAGGTGGTCATCGACTTCCAGGGAGGCGGGGCCTGCTGGGACGCCGCCACCTGCGGCCCCCAAAGCCAGACCTACCGCAAGCGGGTGGATATTCAGGAGCTCCTTTTGGCCCAAGGCATATATAACCGCATCAGCGTGGCCAACCCCTTCTACGGTTGGACCCACGTCTTTGTGCCCTACTGCACCGGGGATCTCCATGTGGGCCGGGCCACGGTGGACTACGGGGGCTTTAAGGTGCACCACCAGGGGGCCAGGAACGCTCTGGCGGCCTTGGAGTACGTTTTCCGCAACCATACGGACCCGGAAAGGGTCTTCGTGACCGGTTGCTCCGCCGGGGCTTATGGGGCGGTTTTCTGGGCGGACAAGGTGCTTTCCACCTATAAGGACGCCCAGGTGGCGGTCTGCGGGGACGCTGGGGTAGGGGTGCGCACCCCGGGCTTTCCTGGCTTTACAATCTGGAACCCGCGCCTGCCCGATCTTCCTGGCCTTTCCCAAAACCCGGAGGTGGCGGAGATCTACCTGGCCCTGGCGAAGGCCTTCCCCAAGGCCCGCATCGCCCAGTACACCACCCTCTTGGACGGCACCCAGATCTTCTTCTACGGCCTCATGAAAGGGGAGAGGAGCCCTTCCGAGGCCACGGCCCGGGAGTGGGCCGAAGGGGCCATGAGGGCGATCCTGGCCCCGGCCCAGGCGGAAAACTACACCTTCTTTCTAGCCCCGGGGGGCCAGCACTGCATTCTGCCCAGGCCCGAGCTGTACACCCTGAAGGTGGGGGAGGTGTCCTTCCTGGATTGGCTTAGGGCCTTGGCGGAGGGTAAGGGGGCCCCTAGGGTGCGCCCTTAA
- a CDS encoding CBS domain-containing protein: MKKAKDIMSTEVVKIQGSATVKEAINLMKETGLRALIVDRRNEEDAYGIVTETDIVYKVIAYGKDPATVQVHEIMTKPVITVNPDLGVEYVARLFANTGIRRAPVIQGEVIGIVSVTDILRKAVF; the protein is encoded by the coding sequence ATGAAGAAGGCCAAGGACATCATGTCCACCGAGGTGGTCAAGATCCAGGGTTCGGCCACGGTAAAGGAGGCCATCAACCTCATGAAAGAAACCGGCCTTAGGGCCCTCATCGTGGACCGGCGCAACGAGGAGGACGCCTACGGCATCGTCACGGAAACCGACATCGTCTACAAGGTGATCGCCTACGGCAAGGATCCCGCCACGGTCCAGGTGCACGAGATCATGACCAAGCCGGTGATCACCGTAAACCCCGACCTGGGCGTGGAGTACGTGGCCCGGCTCTTCGCCAACACCGGGATCCGCCGGGCGCCGGTCATCCAGGGGGAGGTGATCGGCATCGTATCCGTGACGGATATCCTGCGCAAGGCGGTGTTCTGA
- a CDS encoding AAA family ATPase, translating to MRPLRLELEGFGPYRERQGVDFSDVELFAITGPTGSGKSSLLDAIAFALYGLVPRVGRNVGSLVHPAASEARVRLTFQVGGRVYRVERVRGKRSEGRLFQVEPHGEKLLPLETLEALNRVLEELLGLTYEAFTRALLLPQGEFDRFLKGEARERRRLLLDLFELSRLDRAREKAASRKAALLEEKGRLEGELLGLLGMGLEAKEELEKELAALSQEIARLLQEKGQLEEELAKGKDLQSLLKRLRELEGRLSRLRAEAPRMAEVEERLKKAEEAERALPLWQDLRRKEEALAATRRRLREVRERLEKLEQERQALAFDPGALKEAQKALLEAEGLRALEALWRRVGVKEHPTPRVGLSPEAYGEALESLLQEEALLAERERGLARLVEGQRRLKEKEEALSRLKEALERLVAEGGQARAQVEALEEARKGAEAHRLGLELEAIGRQRRLLEEEKGRLEAELAHLTQEEKRLGLLAYRDLLRPGEPCPLCGGVVHALPPALEGHGASGLRKRREEGERALREVLTRLGALAEEERAKREALKALGVPPRPGDPKALEEELQGAQARLQELRERYREKQGEARALEEELKRLSRELEHGRQELSGLEGEVGALTDPGKQEAAWERVREALASLRREKEALGAGLYRLLGEKTGGRPVAEHIGRLSRRLEELERKEGRDRQLAEALEEVSRTLAGLLAQEEEQKKALEEAKSRVLGLMPEEEAKALYLSPEERKALAERVRAHREELSQVETLLVEAEKEVRARFPGPLPSLEEVEARLRLEEARFSQVQEDLQGKMGKKAVLEERLKAMEEKLKHRQVLEARLAEVVREVDLWEKLAFDLQQNNFPAYLLGLRQKSLVERADELMATLSAGRYRLRSKEDEYQVLDLWTEAVRPVKTLSGGESFLASLSLALALSEELSRGRLGALFLDEGFGTLDPETLEVVAGVLESLPTRGRLVGIVTHVEALAERLPARLLVRKHPSGSRVEWA from the coding sequence TTGAGGCCCTTGCGCCTGGAGCTTGAGGGGTTTGGCCCCTACCGGGAGCGGCAGGGGGTGGACTTCTCCGACGTGGAGCTTTTCGCCATCACCGGGCCCACGGGAAGTGGGAAGAGCTCCCTTCTAGACGCCATCGCCTTCGCCCTTTATGGCCTCGTGCCCCGGGTGGGGCGGAACGTGGGAAGCCTGGTCCACCCCGCCGCCAGCGAGGCCCGGGTGCGCCTCACCTTCCAGGTGGGGGGAAGGGTCTATCGGGTGGAAAGGGTGCGGGGGAAAAGGAGCGAGGGCAGGCTGTTCCAGGTGGAGCCCCATGGGGAGAAGCTTCTTCCCCTGGAAACTCTGGAGGCCCTGAACCGGGTCCTGGAGGAGCTTTTGGGCCTCACCTATGAGGCCTTCACCCGGGCCCTGCTCCTTCCCCAGGGGGAGTTTGACCGCTTCCTTAAAGGGGAGGCCCGGGAAAGGCGCAGGCTCCTTTTGGACCTCTTTGAGCTTTCCCGCTTGGATAGGGCCCGGGAAAAGGCGGCCTCCCGCAAGGCGGCCCTCCTGGAGGAGAAGGGCCGGCTGGAGGGGGAGCTTTTGGGGCTTCTTGGGATGGGCCTCGAGGCAAAGGAGGAGCTGGAGAAGGAGCTGGCGGCCCTGTCCCAGGAGATCGCCCGCCTTTTGCAGGAGAAGGGGCAACTGGAAGAGGAGCTTGCCAAGGGGAAGGACCTACAGTCCCTTCTTAAGCGCCTAAGGGAGTTGGAAGGCCGCTTAAGCCGCCTTAGGGCGGAGGCCCCCCGCATGGCGGAGGTGGAGGAAAGGCTTAAGAAGGCGGAGGAGGCGGAAAGGGCCTTGCCCCTTTGGCAAGACTTAAGGCGCAAGGAGGAGGCCTTGGCCGCCACCCGGAGGAGGCTTCGGGAGGTGCGGGAGCGGCTTGAAAAGCTGGAACAGGAGCGCCAGGCCCTGGCCTTTGACCCCGGGGCCTTAAAGGAGGCGCAAAAGGCCCTCTTGGAGGCGGAAGGGCTTAGGGCCCTCGAGGCCCTTTGGCGGCGGGTGGGGGTGAAGGAGCACCCCACCCCCAGGGTGGGCCTTTCCCCCGAGGCCTATGGGGAGGCCCTGGAGTCCTTGCTTCAGGAGGAGGCCCTTTTGGCGGAGAGGGAGCGGGGGTTGGCCCGACTGGTGGAGGGGCAAAGGCGGCTTAAGGAGAAGGAGGAGGCCTTAAGCCGTCTTAAGGAGGCCCTGGAGCGCCTGGTGGCGGAAGGGGGGCAGGCCCGGGCCCAGGTGGAGGCCCTGGAGGAGGCCCGGAAGGGGGCCGAGGCCCACCGGCTTGGGCTGGAGCTGGAGGCGATCGGAAGGCAAAGGAGGCTTTTGGAGGAGGAAAAAGGGCGCCTGGAGGCGGAGCTTGCCCACCTGACCCAGGAGGAGAAGCGGCTTGGGCTTCTTGCCTACCGCGACCTTCTGCGCCCGGGGGAGCCCTGCCCCCTGTGCGGCGGCGTGGTCCACGCACTGCCCCCGGCGCTGGAGGGGCACGGGGCCTCCGGCCTCAGGAAGAGGCGGGAGGAGGGGGAGAGGGCCTTGCGGGAGGTCCTGACCCGGCTTGGGGCCCTGGCGGAGGAGGAGAGGGCCAAGCGGGAGGCCCTAAAGGCCCTGGGGGTTCCACCCCGCCCCGGCGATCCCAAGGCCCTGGAAGAGGAGCTTCAGGGGGCGCAAGCGAGGCTTCAGGAGCTTAGGGAAAGGTACCGGGAAAAGCAGGGGGAGGCCCGGGCCCTCGAGGAGGAGCTGAAGCGGCTTTCCCGGGAGTTGGAGCATGGGCGCCAGGAGCTTTCCGGCCTGGAGGGGGAGGTAGGGGCCCTAACGGATCCCGGTAAGCAGGAAGCGGCCTGGGAAAGGGTCCGGGAAGCCCTTGCCTCCTTGCGGCGGGAGAAGGAGGCCTTGGGGGCTGGGCTTTACCGCCTGCTTGGGGAAAAGACGGGGGGGAGGCCGGTGGCGGAGCACATCGGGCGGCTTTCCCGAAGGCTGGAGGAGCTGGAAAGGAAGGAAGGGCGGGACCGCCAACTGGCCGAGGCCCTGGAGGAGGTTTCCCGGACCCTGGCGGGGCTTTTGGCCCAAGAGGAGGAGCAGAAAAAGGCCCTGGAGGAGGCCAAGAGCCGGGTCTTGGGCCTCATGCCCGAGGAGGAGGCCAAGGCCCTCTACCTCTCCCCCGAGGAGCGAAAGGCCTTGGCGGAGAGGGTCCGGGCCCACCGGGAGGAGCTTTCCCAGGTGGAGACCCTCCTGGTGGAGGCGGAAAAAGAGGTTAGGGCCCGTTTTCCCGGCCCCCTCCCTTCCCTGGAGGAGGTGGAGGCCCGCCTGCGCTTGGAGGAGGCGCGGTTTTCCCAGGTGCAGGAGGACCTCCAGGGCAAAATGGGGAAAAAGGCCGTTTTGGAAGAGCGGCTCAAGGCCATGGAGGAAAAGCTCAAGCACCGCCAGGTGCTCGAGGCCCGCCTGGCGGAGGTGGTGCGGGAGGTGGACCTGTGGGAAAAGCTAGCCTTTGACCTGCAGCAGAACAACTTCCCCGCCTACCTCCTGGGCCTTAGGCAGAAAAGCCTGGTGGAGCGGGCGGATGAGCTCATGGCCACCCTTTCCGCAGGCCGCTACCGCCTCCGCTCTAAGGAGGACGAGTACCAGGTCCTGGACCTCTGGACGGAGGCGGTGCGCCCCGTGAAGACCCTTTCCGGCGGGGAAAGCTTCCTGGCCAGCCTTTCCCTGGCCCTGGCCCTTTCCGAGGAGCTTTCCCGGGGGCGGCTTGGAGCCCTCTTTTTGGACGAGGGCTTTGGCACCCTGGACCCGGAAACCCTGGAGGTGGTGGCGGGGGTGTTGGAAAGCCTCCCCACCCGGGGGCGGCTGGTGGGGATCGTCACCCACGTGGAGGCCTTGGCGGAGAGGCTTCCCGCAAGGCTTTTGGTGCGCAAGCATCCCTCCGGGAGCCGGGTGGAGTGGGCCTAG
- a CDS encoding metallophosphoesterase family protein, protein MRLLHTADWHLGKVLKGVDRTPEIAEALNTLLEMVAKEGVDLVVVSGDLFDRPQVSAEAEAMAVEFFLRLRELGVPALVIAGNHDPKERLEALSPLFALAGAEVRGRPLFREEGGVVRVGDLEAALLPFVSERILVKKVLQEAEERHRTYAEAMRRILSNLESPLMLGHFALVGARPGAGEFAFHLTGSYAVPPSALPLGARYVALGHIHRQQQVSEAPTAWYAGSLIQLDFGEGEEAERGALLVEVPERGPVQVYPLRERWGKPLRTFRLKPEELDGRLPELERFPGYLRLVVEGRLSPAVKERLFQGLPHLLAVETAGVWEEGGGALGPELGLVEAYQRYLKERGRQEEALLERFGQVLKEVELEALAPGA, encoded by the coding sequence GTGCGCCTATTGCACACCGCGGACTGGCACCTAGGCAAGGTATTAAAGGGCGTGGATCGCACCCCGGAAATCGCAGAGGCGTTGAACACCCTCCTGGAGATGGTGGCCAAGGAAGGGGTGGACCTGGTGGTGGTCTCGGGGGACCTCTTCGACCGCCCCCAGGTATCCGCCGAGGCCGAGGCCATGGCAGTGGAGTTTTTCCTGCGCCTTCGGGAGCTTGGGGTTCCCGCCTTGGTCATCGCGGGCAACCACGATCCCAAGGAGCGCCTCGAGGCCCTCTCCCCCCTCTTTGCCCTGGCGGGGGCGGAGGTGAGGGGCAGGCCCCTTTTCCGGGAGGAAGGGGGGGTGGTCCGGGTGGGGGACCTGGAGGCGGCCCTCCTTCCATTTGTTTCCGAGCGCATCCTGGTGAAAAAGGTCCTTCAGGAAGCCGAAGAACGCCACCGCACCTACGCCGAGGCCATGCGGCGGATCCTTTCCAACCTGGAAAGCCCCCTCATGTTGGGGCACTTTGCCCTGGTGGGGGCGCGGCCGGGGGCGGGGGAGTTCGCCTTCCACCTCACGGGTAGTTACGCCGTGCCGCCTTCCGCCCTGCCCCTGGGGGCCCGCTATGTGGCCCTGGGCCACATCCACCGCCAGCAACAAGTTTCCGAGGCTCCCACGGCCTGGTATGCGGGAAGCCTCATCCAGCTGGATTTTGGGGAGGGGGAGGAGGCGGAGCGGGGGGCCTTGCTGGTGGAGGTGCCCGAGAGGGGGCCGGTCCAGGTCTATCCCCTACGGGAGCGGTGGGGTAAGCCCCTTAGAACCTTCCGCCTGAAGCCCGAGGAGCTGGACGGCAGGCTTCCCGAGCTGGAGCGATTTCCCGGCTACCTCAGGCTGGTGGTGGAGGGCAGGCTTTCCCCGGCGGTGAAGGAAAGGCTCTTCCAGGGGCTTCCCCATCTCCTGGCGGTGGAGACCGCCGGGGTTTGGGAGGAGGGAGGAGGGGCCTTGGGTCCGGAGCTGGGCTTGGTGGAAGCCTATCAGCGCTACCTAAAGGAGCGGGGGCGCCAGGAGGAGGCGCTTTTGGAGCGGTTTGGCCAGGTGCTCAAGGAGGTGGAGCTTGAGGCCCTTGCGCCTGGAGCTTGA